CGCTGCGCAGATTCATCGGACGACCTCTCAAGGCCGTCCGTTTTCATTGACGGTAACCTGGATAACTGGTAGAGTGAGGTGTCCCAAAAGACATTTACCTAGAATCTTAGGTAAGCCGTTATCCCTTAACAATATATTTTGGAGGGCATATGCCCACGCTCGAACAAGAATCAAACATCGCAGCCGCCATCGCTGATGCTGCGGTCCATGCAAACCGACGACCCAGCCCGCTCAAGAAAGTGTATCTCCTCATCGCAGGCGGACCCGCGAACCGAGTCGAGATCATCCTCGAGGTCAAACTGGATGCCTATGACAGTTACCGCATGGACTGCCGATTTGTCCCAAACTATTCTGTTCGACCGTTTTCAAGGGATACGCTGTACGACCAGTCCCGCCGATCAGAGGAATGGGCCCAACATGCGTGGGCTCGTCGAACCAACATGGCGCTCAAGCTCATCGGTGTCAGACTAGAGACACTCGATCTGTCGGAAATCTCAGCCGCTACCGATGGATACCCCCTCGACGTCACCTGTCTTCCAATAGGCTGGGGCGATGAGAATTCCTGGGTATATCGGCACCTCCTCGAGGATGTACAAGGCAGTCAGGATCCAGGCTTCCTCGTCCGCGCCCGGGAACACCGGCTACGGTTCTTTCCTCTACCAGCCTGACGCCCCCCTGCGCACTGCGCAAAACAAGAGACGACCCCGCAAAGGCCGTCTCACTTTTTTGTATACACTATAATCTTTACTTTTTTTCTTTCGCTTTCAAGAAACTCAATCGCTTCTTTTTGAGCGCTTCGAGCGTTTGTACAGCTGAATTATCATCCTTGCCCATATCGCCCAACCTTCGAAAGGCTCCCTCTCCAAAAGTTCCTTCAACGAGCTTCGCGATAGTCGGGAGCCGCCCACTAAAATGACCTTTGAGAAATTCAAAATAAACTTCATTATCCGTACTCCCCTGTTCATCAGCAATCTCCCGACACAGGTAGCGTAGTACTTTCCTCTGCCCAGGATATCCGACCATTTCGTATTCTCCGGATTCGGAATCAAACCAGGACAAATCATCTTCAACCAATCCGGTACGGGTCAATATTTCTCGCTTCGTCTGCTGGCCGGATTCAGAATCCATTCTCTCTTTCAGTTCGCGGAATTCTGGACGTCTCAATAAATCGAACGAGAAATAGACCTCTTCCTGGGCGACAACGGCCTCTTCTAAGCCAATCAGATGCGTATGTTTTTCACCCTCGCGATTCTTCTTATTCGTTGACCCCACAACAAGACCTGATCGAAGCACGTTCTCGTGGATGTCTCCCTCGTGTTGAGACAGCTCTATGACGATCTTCCCCTTACAATGCATGATCTCATGAAAGACGAAGGCCGTAAGCCTAAACGTATTCGCCCGATCGATTGCGACTACTCTCTGAGATTCGACATACGCCGCTCCACTTCCTCGACCCCGGACCATTTCTCGATAACCCTCCTCCGTAAGTAGAAAGATATTCCGCGGAGGAAAGTCATAAGTCTGCACTCCGCAGATTTTCTGCCGCTCTTGAGCCCAGGTATCGGCATGCTCAAATAGCTGTACATTTTTGGGTGATTTCGGAACTTCGTACTGATTGAGTTTTGCTTCTATCTCCGGCGTCAGATTGAGCCGGTGATCCTCGGTCACCTGCTGCTCATATTCCAGGGCCTTTTTCTCAACCGACTCCGCCGATACTCTTCCCACAAAGGAGATATTTGGGAATTTTTCCATGGGCATACAGAAGTCTCTTAATAACCAAACTACACTTTGAAATACTCCTTGTACCACTCGACAAAATTCTTGATACCGACTTCGATGCGGGTCGTCGGCTTCCAACCGAGCTTGCGGAGCCGGCGGATATCCGCGACAGTACTTGGTACATCGCCGGGCTGGATGGGCATCATTTTTTTCTTTGCTTTCTTCCCCACATTCTCCTCGATCACTTCGATGAAACGGGTGAGCTTTTCTTCTTTGTCACCACCAATATTCATCACCGCGCAGGCGAGGTTGGCGTCGAGGCAGGTCAAGATGCCCGACACAATGTCGTCGATATAAGTAAAGTTCCGCGTCATCAACCCATAGTTATAGACCTTGATCGGCCGTCCCGCGATGATGTCCTGGGTAAAGGTGAAGAGGGCCATGTCTGGCCGGCCCCAGGGACCATAGACCGTGAAGAAGCGCAAACCCGTCGTCGGCATGCCGTGGATATGGCTGTAGACATGGGCCATGAGTTCGGTCGCTTTCTTCGTCGCAGCATAGGGTGAGATGGGCGTATCGACCGAGTCAGTCTCAGCAAACGGGAGTTTCTTGTTATTGCCGTAGACAGATGATGACGAGGCGTAGAGGAAATTCTTCACCCCGTACTTCACCGCCAGGTCGAGGAGATAGGTGGTCCCCATCACGTTCACATCGGCGTAGAGCGCGGGGTCGCGCAGACTGTTCCGCACCCCCGCCATCGCCGCGAGGTGGACAACTTTGTCGGGCCGTTCTTTCTTGTAAAGTTTCTCCAGAAATGCGCGGTCGCGGATATCGCCGCGATAGAGCTTGAACCCGCCCACGGCTCGCTTGTCGCTCGCAATGTTTCGGACAGGCTGTCCCTTGTAATTCTTCAAAAATTTCTTGATGCGGTCCTCCTTGATCTGCGGATCATAGTAATCATTGAAATTGTCGATGAGGACTACTGTGTCGCCGCGCTCCATGAGGGCCTTCGCCGTCGCGCTCCCGATGAAGCCTGCCCCGCCGGTGATGAGAATCTTTATCCCTTCAAACTGCGCTTTCTTCGTCGTTTTCTTCGCTGTCTTTTCAACTGTCATACGGTTAAAGAAATTATTTACGGATGAATTCACGAATGCGTTTCACGAGCCCGAGCGGCCCGCCGCGGAGGAGTTCGCGGTACGCGTTTCCGGCAAGCTCCAACGCTCGCCCGACCGTCGAACCGGGGCGGAAGAACGACTGCTCAAGCGCCTGCCGCTTTTCGAGATACGCGGCCCATTTCGCATCGATGTGGCGCCGCTCATCATCCGAGAGGATCCCCTTCCGGAGGACGACCGCAAAGCCGTTCCCTATCTTATCATCCGTGTCCTGAAAATCAACCAGCTCCCAGCCCTGGCCGATACTTCGGACGAGTTCGACGATATCCTCGGTTACCCAGTAGTTGCAGTGCCCGGTCTCGGGATCGGGCGTCGCGACCGAAGTCCCAGTATGCCGCGCCTGGAGGCTCGCCAACGTCGTCCGCTCCCGGCCCCGATCGAACGTCCGCTCCATATGCGGCACGATCATATAGATGTAGCCGTCCGGCCGGACGATGCGGTACCACTCGAGGAGCGCAGCAATCGGATCAGCGAAATGCTCGAGCACATGCGACGAGATGATGAAATCAGCCGATGCATCCGGCACCGGAATCCTATCACCCGGCGCGACGATATCAATCGGTGCCACTTCGCCCGAGATCTGGAGCTCGCGCTTCTTGTAGGTGCTCCGGTTGAATTCGTCGGCGATGTCGACATTCTTCGTATCGAGCCCAAAAGGGTTGTGTGCCGAAGCGCCGATCTCGAGGCCAGTGAGCCCGTCGAGATAGCGGTGCGCCAACTTGCTTTCGGGGAAAATACGTTTCACCATAAGTCCTCTATCGCTTTTCCTTCAATACAGAACGCAAGTATGCGTAGTACGTTTCATTCCTTGCATTCGCATTCGTATACTTTTCCAACGCCGTCTCCCGGGCCGCCTGGCCCAGCCGGACGCGCAGTTCAGAGTCGGTGATGAGGCGGTTCAGCTTCTCCGTCCATTCCTCGGTCGTCGCCGCGACGAAGCCATCGGTGCCGTCCGTGATCGCCTCACGAAATGTCTGTGTCGCCGCTGCCACGGTCGGCACCCCGACGATCCCCGCTTCAAAAAACTTCAGCTCGGATTTGGACTCTGGGTACGGATCACCTATCACCAGAGGTGCGAGATTGATATCGGCTCGGGCGATATTGGCAAAATGCTGACTCCGAGACGCAAACGGGAGCCGTTCAATCTGACTTTTCACCGATTCAAATTCCTCGCCCAGCTCTAACATACCAACAATCATCAGCCGCGTCTGGGGATGTGTACTTAGGAGCGAGGTGAGCACCGGTACGATCGTGGCAAAGTCCTCAGAATGTGTCGGGGACCCGCTGAAGTATGCGAGTCGGATCAGACCATCACCCGGACGCCCGGTGTGGACGAGTTTTTCAGCGACTGCAACGTCGTGCTGCGAGAGTCGGTTCGGGACGATGATGACGTGCTTCTTTTCTCGGAGTTTTTCAGCGAGGAAACTGGTCGTCGTTGTCGCGACCG
This is a stretch of genomic DNA from Candidatus Moraniibacteriota bacterium. It encodes these proteins:
- a CDS encoding GDP-mannose 4,6-dehydratase, which gives rise to MTVEKTAKKTTKKAQFEGIKILITGGAGFIGSATAKALMERGDTVVLIDNFNDYYDPQIKEDRIKKFLKNYKGQPVRNIASDKRAVGGFKLYRGDIRDRAFLEKLYKKERPDKVVHLAAMAGVRNSLRDPALYADVNVMGTTYLLDLAVKYGVKNFLYASSSSVYGNNKKLPFAETDSVDTPISPYAATKKATELMAHVYSHIHGMPTTGLRFFTVYGPWGRPDMALFTFTQDIIAGRPIKVYNYGLMTRNFTYIDDIVSGILTCLDANLACAVMNIGGDKEEKLTRFIEVIEENVGKKAKKKMMPIQPGDVPSTVADIRRLRKLGWKPTTRIEVGIKNFVEWYKEYFKV
- a CDS encoding class I SAM-dependent methyltransferase — protein: MVKRIFPESKLAHRYLDGLTGLEIGASAHNPFGLDTKNVDIADEFNRSTYKKRELQISGEVAPIDIVAPGDRIPVPDASADFIISSHVLEHFADPIAALLEWYRIVRPDGYIYMIVPHMERTFDRGRERTTLASLQARHTGTSVATPDPETGHCNYWVTEDIVELVRSIGQGWELVDFQDTDDKIGNGFAVVLRKGILSDDERRHIDAKWAAYLEKRQALEQSFFRPGSTVGRALELAGNAYRELLRGGPLGLVKRIREFIRK
- a CDS encoding glycosyltransferase family 4 protein; protein product: MKLLFIKIGKAWGALRREGLVHGGRRILRAFLAQFRRVEPGDILFIASGVGDSARYRTTHVAEELTLHGFKTAVTIPDNPFLPTYTDKFQVFVFHRVLEVPAIQKFITGLKEGNKTIIFETDDLVFDPKYLFHMKYFQDLNLLEKELYKNGVGGGLFNDPYVAVATTTTSFLAEKLREKKHVIIVPNRLSQHDVAVAEKLVHTGRPGDGLIRLAYFSGSPTHSEDFATIVPVLTSLLSTHPQTRLMIVGMLELGEEFESVKSQIERLPFASRSQHFANIARADINLAPLVIGDPYPESKSELKFFEAGIVGVPTVAAATQTFREAITDGTDGFVAATTEEWTEKLNRLITDSELRVRLGQAARETALEKYTNANARNETYYAYLRSVLKEKR